Sequence from the Streptomyces peucetius genome:
CGAGACCGTCTTCATGGCGCAGCGGATGCCGGCGGGCGAGGTCGCCAGGACGGCCCTGATGGGCACGGCGGAGCGGCTGACGGCCCGGCGGGCGTACGAGATCGGGCTGGTCTCCGAGCTGACCGGACCGGGCGGCGCCGCGACGGCGGCCCTGCGGGCCGCTGCGGTGGTGGCGTCGCACCCGACGGACGCCGTTCAGGGGACGGTCCGCGCGGTGTGGTCGGCGACCGAGGCGTCACGCACCCAGGCGCTCGCCCTCGCCCCGCACCTGGTCGCGCTCGGCAACCTGCCGCCGGAGCGGCAGGCCGAGCTGTTCACGAGCCGGCGGGGCAGGGGCGGCTTCCGACTGCGCTGACCCCTGCGGGGCTCAGCTGCGGCTGACCCGCGTGACCTCGCACTTGGTGTACTCGGAACCGTCGCCGGAGCCGGTGTACGGGGTGGTCAGCTCGGCGGTCTGCGTGGAGCCCCCGGTGACGGCGATCCCGGTCTTCATCGCGGTCGCGGGGACCGCGGTGCTGCCGGCGCCGCCGGTGAACTTCATGGTGACGTTGTAGTCGTAGTCCAGCATGTCGCTGTTGTCGATGCTGATCTTCGCGGTCAGGTTCTTCGTCGCGGGGTCGTACTTGCACTCGTCGATGGTCACATCGCGAGCGGCCTTGTCCGCGCTGGAGCCGCCGGACACCGAGCCGCCGGAGCTGGTGGAGCCACCGGTGCTGTCGTCGTCACGGTGGCTGCCGCCGCTGCTGGAGGAGCTGCTGGAGTTGTCGCAGCCGCCGCCGGAGCCACGGGCTCCCGTCAGCGCGACGAGCGCGATCCCGAAGACGGCGATGGCGCGGACATGACGGATCTTCACGTTTCAACCCCCGTTGAAAGTGTCGGCAGATGGGCTCGATTGACGAGCGCACGTCACCCTAGCAGCGGGAACGACCCCTCTGAGCACAAGAGCACCGACGGCGGCCACCCGGTGGGTGGCCGCCGTCGGCGTGACAGGACTCTCGTACAGGGAAGGGGGCGGAGCTCCGCCCCGTGGTTACTTCGCCGGCTTCTTGCCCGTGATGCCCAGATGCACCAACAGAGCGAGGTTCGGCTTCAGTTCGGCCTGCTTGACCCCCCAGGTCGTGAAGCCCTTCTGGTGGGAGGCGACCGCGGCCAGCATCGCCACCAGCGAACCGGCCATCGCCGCGGGGCTGACGTCCTTGTCGACCCTGCCCTTGCCCTGCAGCTCCTTGACCGCGTCCGTGAGGGAGTTGGTGACGGAGTTCAGGACCTTCATACGGATCTTGTAGAACCGCTTGTCGCCCTCTGCCGCGCCGAGATCGACGACCCGCAGGATCGCGTCGTTACGGCGCCAGAAATCGAGGAAACCCTCGACCAGTTCCTCCGAGGTCTGCCAGCCGGCCCTGCCGGTCCAGGAACGCCCGGAGACCAATTCGGTCAGCTGGGCGCCCTCCTTGGCCATTTCCTCGGCGATCTCGAGGACAGCGCCCTCGACATCGGGGAAGTACTGATAGAACGTCGCGGGCGAAGTGCCCGCTTTCCGGGCAACGTCGATGACTTTGACGTCCCGGTACGGCGAGGAACTGAGCATCTCGCTGAGGCAGTCGAGCAGCTTCTGCCGCGTCGCCTGGCCGCGTCGTCCGGCGACCCGGCCGTCGACGGTGCGTACTTGTCCTGTCATGCCGTCAGCTTACCGAGGGGTGATCGGGGCGCGATTCGGCCGACTGCAAATGGGGCCCCCGCCACAGAACGCAATAGTGTTATCAACAGCCTGTGGACAACTTCGGTGGACAACTCAACAAAATCAGCGCCACCGCAATCCACCCCGAGCGCCCGCCCCGCCTGCCCCTTGCCACGCTCGCCACCCGCCAGAACGGCATCTTTTGGACAAACGTTCGATTTGATTCCGCGCGCCCCGCGTGATGCGCCGTTAGCTTGATGGTGACGGGCACCACACCCAGGGAAGGAATCAGGTCCATGGCCGCATTCACAGAGGGCACGCCGTGCTGGGTGGACGCATCGCTTCCCGACGTGGAGGCGGGCAAGCGCTTCTACGGCGAGCTCTTCGGATGGACCTTCACCGAGCGGGGCGGCGGCCAGGTCCCCGGCGGCGGCGCACGCGCCCGCCACGCCGACGCGTACAGCGACGGACGGCTCGTCGCCGCACTGACGCCCAAACGGGACGGACGCATGCCCACCGTCTGGGGCGTCTACTTCGCCACTCCCGACGCCGCCGCCCTCGGCCGGCGCATCACCGACCGGGGCGGCCAGGTGATCACCGCCCCGCTGCCCGTCGGCCCCGAGGGGACCTCGGCCGTAGTCGCGGACCCCGGCGGCGCGGTCTTCGGCCTGTGGCAGGCGGGCGAGCGGGCGGGCTTCGAGAAGCACGGCGAGGTGAACTCGTACTGCTGGACCGAGGTGTACACCCGGGACCGGGAGCGCACCGACGCCTTCTACGAATCGGTGTTCGGCTTCCAGGGCACGGACCTGACCGGCCCCATGGCCGGGTTCCGCATGTGGTCGCCCGCCGGCACGGAACCGGGCGAGGCCACCGCCGTCGGCGGACGCAGTGTGATCACCGACGAGTTCCCGCCCGAGATGCCCGGCCACTTCCTCGTCTACTTCTGCGTGACCGACTGCGACGCGGCCGCCGGGGCGGTCGTCCGGCTGGGCGGCCGTGTCCGCAGCGCGCCCGTGGACACCCCCTACGGCCGGATCGCCACCTTCGGCGACAACCAGGGCGCCATCTTCGCGGTGCTCGCCGCGCCGGACCGGACGGCGGCGCCGAGCGGGGAGAAGGACCAGGAGGAGCACGGCGAGGACATGTCCACCGGCGGGTCGCAGCGGTTCGAGCCGCCGGCACGGGAGGCCGCGCGACAGTCGGAGGCGGCCGGGAGCGCGCCCGCCGAGGACTCCCGCCCCGGCTCCGGCGCGGCGGAGGGCGGGGACGAGGACGGGCACGAGGGCAGGGACACCGGCGGCAGAAAAGCGGGCTGAGCCGGGCGACGCCCCGGCCGCTGACTCCGGCCCGCCACCTTCCTGGGCGCCGCAGCCCCGCACCCGGCTCACAGAGGTGTCCGAAACGCGGTGAGACACCCCGATCCGCCCCCGGGTTCGCAACCATGGCCCCGGACAGGAAGAATCAGGGTGCTCACCGCCGAGGGGCTCGATGGTGAGACCCTGCACGGGGCTGTAAGTGACGGGCTCCATTTCGTGGGAGCCCGTACGGGGAGGTGGCACGCAAGTATGGAGCAGCTGACGCAGCACGACCCGAGACGCATCGGTCCGTTCGAGGTGCTGGGCCGGCTCGGTGCCGGCGGCATGGGACTGGTCTATCTCGCGAGGTCGGCGTCCGGCCGCCGGGTCGCGATCAAGACCGTGCGAACCGAGCTCGCCGAGGACCAGCTGTTCCGCGTCCGCTTCACGCGCGAGGTGGAGGCGGCCCGGGCGGTCAGCGGCTTCTACACCGCGGCCGTGGTGGACGCCGACCCGCGGGCCGCCGTGCCGTGGCTGGCCACCGCGTACGTCCCGGCGCCCTCCCTCGAGGAGATCATCAACGAGTGCGGTCCGCTGCCCGCCCAGGCGGTGCGGTGGCTCGCGGCGGGCATCGCCGAGGCCCTGCAGTCCATCCACGGCGCCGGCCTCGTCCATCGAGACCTCAAACCGTCCAACGTGCTGGTCGTCGAGGACGGGCCGCGGGTCATCGACTTCGGCATCGCGTCCGGCGTCTCCAACACCCGGCTGACGATGACCAACGTCGCCGTCGGAACCCCTGCGTACATGTCGCCCGAGCAGGCGCGTGACTCCCGCAGCGTGACCGGTGCCAGCGACGTCTTCTCGCTCGGGTCCACTCTGGTCTTCGCCGCCACCGGCCACGCCCCCTTCCACGGCGCGAACCCGGTGGAGACGGTCTTCATGCTGCTGCGCGAAGGCCCCGACCTGGAGGGCCTGCCCGACGAGCTGCGGCCGCTGATCGACTCGTGCATGCAGATGGAGGCCGGGCTGCGGCCCACACCGGAGGACCTGCAGGCGCAGCTCGCGCCGCACCTCTTCTCGTCCGGCGGCGACGACAGCGGCACCGCCTCCGCGTGGCTGCCGTCCAGCGCCACGGCGATGATCGAGACCCGCCGCGGCGGCGGCCGCCCCGCGGCCGCGCCCCAGCGTCCCGCGCCCTCCCGGCCGCCCACTCCGCCGCCCGCCCCGCAGGCGCCCCCGCCGCCGTCCGTCGCGCCCGCTCCCGCGCACGCGCCCGGCGGCCCGGTACGGCTGCCCGGCTCCAACGTCCCCATCGGCCCCGGCCCCCGGGTGGCGGACACCGGCCGTACCGCGCTCGCCGAGGCCGCCCCCGCCACGGGTTGGGTGCGGCCGCCCGGCGGGCTGAACGGCACGGACCACGCCGGCGCGGCGGTCACGTCCCCGGTCCCGTCACCTGTCCCGCCTCCGGCCCAGGCGCCCGACGCCGGCCCCGGTCACTGGCGGCCGTGGCGTTTCCGCATGTCGAACGACGTCTGGGGCACTCCGGTCGTCGACGGCGATCTGCTGTACGTCACCTCGTTCGAGGTCCACGCCCTCGACGTCGGAACGGGCCGCCGCCAGTTCAAGACCCGTGACGTGGCCTGGGCGATGGCCGTTGCCGCGGGCCGCATACACGCCTCCGACGGGCCGACGCTGTACGCGCTGGACGCCGGGACCGGCAACGAACGGTGGCGGCTGACGACCGACGCCTGGGTGTACTCCCTCAAGGTCGACCGCGGCACGGTTCTCACCGGCACCCGCGGCGGCGGTGTACAGGCGTGGGAGGCGTCCAACGGCGACAAGCTGTGGGAGATCACCGGCGCCCAGACCGACTTCGAGACCCCCGAGGCCGGACCGACGATCTTCGGCGACACCGTCTACGTGTGGAAGGACGCGCGGCTGCGCGCCCTGGAGGCCCGTACGGGTGACGAGCGCTGGTCGTACCCGATCGGCGACGCCGCCTCGTGCGGGAACGTGCCCGTACGGGTCCGGCCGGCGCCCGACGGCTACGTCTACATCTCGGCCGGCACGCGCGTGCTCGCCGTCGACATCGCGTCCGGCCTGGTGCGCTGGCACTTCGAGGCGCCGGCCGTGTTCCTCTCACCACCGGCCTTCGCCCCCGGCCCCGCGGTGACCGGCGGCGGCGTGTACCTCGCCGACTACCTCGGCACCGTGTACGCCCTCGACGCCACGACCGGCAAGGACCGGTGGCGCATCGCGACGGAGTCCCGCCAGTCCAGCGAGCCGGTACTGGTCGCCGCGGGCAACGTCCATGTCGGCAGCGGCAGCGCGCTCTACACGCTGGACGCGGTGACCGGCACACCGATGTGGCGCTTCGCGGCAGGCGGCGACGTCGTCGGCACGCCGGTCGTCGCGGACGGCCGCGTGCACTTCGGCTCCGCGGACCACGTGCTGTACACGCTGGACGCGAGCGGCGGCCAGCTGCGCTGGAAGCTCGCGACGGGCGGCGAGATCACGGGGTCGCCGGTGGCGCAGAACGGTGTGGTGTACGCGTGCAGCAAGGACCGGTGCGTGTACGCGCTGGACGCGGTGAAGGGCACGGCAACGGGCCGCACCACCCGCTGACGCCCGACCCCGGAGGCTCCGCCCCCGGGCCCCTGCGCCTCAATCGCCGGCGGGGCTGGCACTTGCCGGTCCCGTCGGGGCTTCGCGCCGAACCCCGCGCCTCAAACTCCCCCTACGTCCTGGCGGCCGTGGGAGGGGGCCCAAGCGAGGCTGGATGGACCCCTGCCGACGGGCTGGAACTTGCCCGTCTTGTCGGGGCTCCGCCCCGGAACCCCGCGCCTCAAACTCCCCCTACGTCCTGGCGGCCGTGGGTGGGGGCACCTCCCACGCCGCCAGGCGTAGGGGCGGACCCCCAGCGAGGCTGGAACTGGCTCCCGCCCGGCGGGCTGGGTGCCGCGCAGGGGCACACCAAGCCCGGCCGGCGATTGAGGCCACCGCGCGGAGTGCGGTACCGGGGCCCGGGGCGGAGGCCCGACGGGGTCCGGGGGCGGAGCCCCCGGTTTCGGGAAGGGGCGGGGTGGGGGAAAGCCCGCGCGGCGTCCGCCCGCACCCCGGGCCTACCCGGACGTTCCGGATGGCTCCGGCGGGGTACCCGCCCCCCACGCAGCGTCGTGACACGAAAGCGCGTGTCAACGACCCGCGGCTGACACAAGGAGGCCCGGCGATGATCCGCAACGTCATCGGTTCCGTCCTCGCTCTCGTCGGAGCGACGGCCGCCGTATGGAGCCCCTTCCTCGACTGGTACGAGGGCCGCCACGGGAGCGACTACCGCATCCAGGACCTCTTCGGCGGCATCAGTCAGAACGAAGGCGCGCTCGTCACGTCCATCCTGCTCCCCATGGCCTTCGCCGCCCTCGTCACGCTGGTCGGCCTGCTGCTCAGGTCCCGGCTGCTGGTGGCGCTCGCGGGCGTGATCGTGCTGGGGTTCACCGTGCTGTGGATGGTCCGCCAGGGCCAGGAGGCCGGCAGTCTCACGGTGGGCGCCGACGGTGACGGGCTCGGCCTGGGCGTGGCGCTCGCCGGCGGTGGCGGTGTGCTGCTCCTGCTGGCCGCCGCGCTGATGAGCGGCCGTCATGTGCTGCGGCGCAGGCGCGAGGAGCCGTACGACGAGGAGCCGCCGGGCCACGCGCCCGCAGACGACTGGGGCCCGTACGGGCAGGACCCGAACCGCGCGGCTCCCTACCCGCAGCAGTACGACGAACCAGGACCGGGACCGGGGCCCGGGCCGGAGCCGCAGGCTCCGCCGCGGCACTCGAGGTTCAGGCGCCACTGACCTCGTCACCGGCCTCGCGCCGGGCGGCGCGGAAGATCCGGATCTCGCGGTCCACGCGCGCCTGGTAGGCCGCGTACGGCGGCCAGAAGCGCACGGCCGACTGCCAGGCCGCCTCCCGTGCCGTGCCCGTGAGGAGCGTGGCGCGGACCGGGACCGTCCCGCCCTTCCGGCTCATCTCCGCGTCCGGGTGGGCGAGCAGGTTCGCCGACCAGGCGGGGTGGGTGGGGCGGCCGAAGTTGGACCCGATCAGGAGCCAGGTGCCCGTCTCCTCGGGCACGCAGGCGAGCGGGGTGGACCTGGGCAGTCCGGTTCTCGCGCCGCGGACGGTGAGCACGACGCCGGGCAGCATCCGGGCGCTCGGTAGCACCTTTCCGCGGGTCAGGCGGTGGACCGCGCGGTCCACCGCGGGAACGACGTGCGGCGCGAGCTTCGCGAAGGCGCGGGTGGCGGAGACCTTCTGGACCAGGCGGAGGGCGGTGGACATCAGGCCGCCGTCCCCTCGGCGGTGACCAGCCCCGCCCGCTGCGCGGCGGCGTCCCGCAGCCGGTGCACGGGGCCGAAGAGCCTGGCTTCGGCGGCGGCCCGTCCGGCGTACCGGTGCGTCGTCCCGTCGTCCCGGACGAGGCCGGGGCCGCCGGTGAGCCGCACGGTCTCGTCCGCGACGGTGCGCAGCGCCTCCAGGCCCTGGGCGAGCGCCGACGGGCCGGCGGTCGGGTCCCAGGCCGCGTAGTACGCCGCCGAGCGGGCCGCTTGGACGTGGGCGTACAGGTCGGAGAGCCGGTGTCCGACGGCGTCGCGGGCCGCGATGTGCCCGACGGCCCGGGACAGTGCGCCGGCGGCCGCCCCCGCTGCTTCCGCGGCGAGCAGAACGGCGGCCCTGCGGCCGGTGGCGGCGAGGGCGCCGGGGACGTCGGCGCCGTCGTCCGTGCCGAGCAGCAGCGCGGGACAGTCGCGGAGCTGGAGTCCGGCCAGGGGGCGCGTCCCGTCGGGTGTCGTGAGCCGGGTGCGGGTCAGCCCGGGGGCGTCCGCGCCGACGTGGAAGAGCAGGGCGCGGCTGCGCGGGAAGCCGCCCGTGTGCGCGGCGACGAGCAACAGCCGGGCGCTGTGGCCGTCGAGGACCTGCGGGGCCTCGCCGTACAGGGTCCAGCCGTCGCCGGTGCGTCGTGCCTGGAGGCCCCCGGACCGGCCGCCTCCGGCCCACGCTCCGGTCGAGTTGTCACCGGTCAGGGCGAGCGCGTCCGCGAGGCTGCCTGGAACGGCGAG
This genomic interval carries:
- a CDS encoding TetR/AcrR family transcriptional regulator, with translation MTGQVRTVDGRVAGRRGQATRQKLLDCLSEMLSSSPYRDVKVIDVARKAGTSPATFYQYFPDVEGAVLEIAEEMAKEGAQLTELVSGRSWTGRAGWQTSEELVEGFLDFWRRNDAILRVVDLGAAEGDKRFYKIRMKVLNSVTNSLTDAVKELQGKGRVDKDVSPAAMAGSLVAMLAAVASHQKGFTTWGVKQAELKPNLALLVHLGITGKKPAK
- a CDS encoding PQQ-binding-like beta-propeller repeat protein, which encodes MEQLTQHDPRRIGPFEVLGRLGAGGMGLVYLARSASGRRVAIKTVRTELAEDQLFRVRFTREVEAARAVSGFYTAAVVDADPRAAVPWLATAYVPAPSLEEIINECGPLPAQAVRWLAAGIAEALQSIHGAGLVHRDLKPSNVLVVEDGPRVIDFGIASGVSNTRLTMTNVAVGTPAYMSPEQARDSRSVTGASDVFSLGSTLVFAATGHAPFHGANPVETVFMLLREGPDLEGLPDELRPLIDSCMQMEAGLRPTPEDLQAQLAPHLFSSGGDDSGTASAWLPSSATAMIETRRGGGRPAAAPQRPAPSRPPTPPPAPQAPPPPSVAPAPAHAPGGPVRLPGSNVPIGPGPRVADTGRTALAEAAPATGWVRPPGGLNGTDHAGAAVTSPVPSPVPPPAQAPDAGPGHWRPWRFRMSNDVWGTPVVDGDLLYVTSFEVHALDVGTGRRQFKTRDVAWAMAVAAGRIHASDGPTLYALDAGTGNERWRLTTDAWVYSLKVDRGTVLTGTRGGGVQAWEASNGDKLWEITGAQTDFETPEAGPTIFGDTVYVWKDARLRALEARTGDERWSYPIGDAASCGNVPVRVRPAPDGYVYISAGTRVLAVDIASGLVRWHFEAPAVFLSPPAFAPGPAVTGGGVYLADYLGTVYALDATTGKDRWRIATESRQSSEPVLVAAGNVHVGSGSALYTLDAVTGTPMWRFAAGGDVVGTPVVADGRVHFGSADHVLYTLDASGGQLRWKLATGGEITGSPVAQNGVVYACSKDRCVYALDAVKGTATGRTTR
- a CDS encoding acyl-CoA dehydrogenase family protein; its protein translation is MDAVLTAEQNAFRRTVREALTGATGPAGWARLVRRLGLPGLALPAAASGGADRTITGLAVVCEETGRDLTPSPLLATAGLAAPLIAALGTPEQRSALLPRIADASLTGTLAVPGSLADALALTGDNSTGAWAGGGRSGGLQARRTGDGWTLYGEAPQVLDGHSARLLLVAAHTGGFPRSRALLFHVGADAPGLTRTRLTTPDGTRPLAGLQLRDCPALLLGTDDGADVPGALAATGRRAAVLLAAEAAGAAAGALSRAVGHIAARDAVGHRLSDLYAHVQAARSAAYYAAWDPTAGPSALAQGLEALRTVADETVRLTGGPGLVRDDGTTHRYAGRAAAEARLFGPVHRLRDAAAQRAGLVTAEGTAA
- a CDS encoding nitroreductase family deazaflavin-dependent oxidoreductase; the protein is MSTALRLVQKVSATRAFAKLAPHVVPAVDRAVHRLTRGKVLPSARMLPGVVLTVRGARTGLPRSTPLACVPEETGTWLLIGSNFGRPTHPAWSANLLAHPDAEMSRKGGTVPVRATLLTGTAREAAWQSAVRFWPPYAAYQARVDREIRIFRAARREAGDEVSGA